CTCCGTCAGCCGCGACGGCACGAACTTCAGTGACCCGCTCGCCAGGGTCTCCGGCCGCTCCTTCACCCAGGACGCGGTGTTCCCCGCGCAGACCACCGCCCGCTACATACGGATCACGCTCACCGCGAGCGGGCCCGCACCCTGGGTCGTCAACGACATCCGGCTGTACGGTGACGGGCCCGACGCCACCTCGACGCTCCAGGCCGAACGGGCCACGAGCGTACGAGGGGTGGAGCGAGGCACGGCGGCCACCGGAGTCCTCGGCTCCGGCGACTGGGTGGCCTTCCGCAAGGCGAACCTCCGTGGCGACAACCTCACCGCACGACTCAACTCCGCCTGTGCCCGGGGTTGTTCGCTCCAGCTGCGCTTGGACGCGCCGGACGGTCCGGTGGCCGCGGTGGTGCCCGTCACGGGTGCCGGGGACTGGCAGAAGCAGTCCGTGCGCCTGAACCGCGAGGTCACCGGCGCGCACGACCTCTACCTCGTGGCGAAGGGCACGGGCCCGGTCGCCGCACTCGACTGGCTGACGATCAGGCCCTGACGTGCGAGGGCCGGGCCGGGCGGCGGGATACGGAACCTCGCTGCCCGGCCCGGTCGCGATGACTGCCCCGTACCCGGGTCGGGCCGCGACGGAGTCCAGTTGCTCCGCTGACGGCCGCAGGGCCCACAGGGCACCGCTCGGCGGCTCCTGGCAGTGCGGAGACGCCCCCTGCGCCTGACGTTCGCCCGCGTGCACCGGTCGGTGGCCGCATACCGGAGGAACCCGAGCTCCGGATGGGGCCAGAGCGCGGCTCCGGTTGCGATCGAAGTCCGATCGGGCGAGACCCCCCATGGCGGAGTCCCGGCGCCGCCCCCGACGAGGACCCCGGTCAACGCGTTCGCGGCCCGTCTCAGAACATCGCCCGGATGATCCCCACGGTGCGCTCCAGGTGCGGCTCGGAGCGGTCCGCGCGGTGGGCCACGGCCAGCTCCACGCGTGCGCCGGCCCCGGACAGCGGTCGGTAGGCGACGCCGTCGAGCGTCAGCGCGGTCACGGGTTCGGGCACGACGGCGACGCCGAGGCCGCCGGCCACGAGCGTGACCAGCGTCGAGGTCTCGCCGACCTCGTGGCGGATGTGCGGCTCGACCCCGGCGTCGCGCAGAAGGCCGAGCACGACGTCGTACATCACCGACCGGCGGTCGGCGGAGTGCACGATCAGGTCGACACCGGCCAGGTCCGCCGCCCGCAGCCGTTTCCTGCGGGCGAGCGGGTGGTCGGCCGGTACGGCGACGACGAGCCGGTCCCGACGCAGCGTGTGCACGGTGAGGGAGAGGTCGGCGGCCACGGGACGCAGCAGCGCGACGTCGATCGCGCCGGTGCGCAGCGCCTCGACCTGGTCGGGCGCGAGCATCTCCCCGCGGAAGGAGAAGTCGACGCCGGGAAGATCCTCCGTGAGCCGCCGCGAGAGTGCGGGCAGAACGCTGTACGTCGCCGAGCCCACGCACCCGATCGCGAGGTGGCCCACCGAGCCGGCGGCGACGAGCCGTGCGTGCTGGGCGGCCTCGTCGACGTCGGCGAGGATCGCGCGTGCCCGCTCCAGGTAGGCCCGGCCGGCCTCGGTGAGGTCGACGCGGCGTGTGGTGCGGTGGAGTAGCTGTACGCCGAGTTCGGCTTCGAGCTGGCGGATCTGCTGGGACAGCGGCGGCTGGGCCATGTGGAGCCGCTCGGCCGCGCGACCGAAGTGGCGCTCCTCGGCCACCGCCACGAAGTACCGCAGGTGGCGCAGATCCATATGTCATCCATATCAATCGGCTCGGATATGAGTACTTCAGAATATCGCGGCCCGGGACTAACGTCGCTGCCATGAGTGCTTTCCTCTACTCCGCAACCCGCACGCCGTTCGGCCGCTTCAACGGCGCGCTGGCCGGTGTACGCCCCGACGACCTCGCCGCCGCCGCGATCACCTCGACGCTCGCCCGGGTGCCGGGTCTCGACCCCGCCGCGATCGGCGACGTGGTGTGGGGCAACGCCAACGGCGCCGGCGAGGACAACCGCAACGTCGGCCGCATGGCGGCGCTGCTCGCCGGGCTCCCGGTGAGCGTGCCCGGTACCACGGTCAACCGGCTGTGCGGGTCGAGCCTCGACGCGGCGATGACGGCGAGCCGCACGATCGAGTCCGGCGACGCCGAGGTGGTGCTGACCGGCGGCGTGGAGTCGATGACGCGTGCGCCCTGGGTGCTGCCGAAGTCGGCGAAGCCGTTCCCGGCCGGCGATGTCACCGCGGTCTCCACCACTCTCGGCTGGCGGCTGGTCAACCCGCGCATGCCGAAGGAGTGGACGGTCAGCCTCGGCGAGGCCAACGAGCAGCTCCAGGAGCGCTTCGGGATCTCCCGCGAGCGGCAGGACGAGTTCGCCGCCCGCTCCCACCAACTCGCCCACGCAGCTTGGGAGTCGGGCTTCTACGACGACCTGGTGGTACCGGTCGACGGCGTCGACCTGGCCCGCGACGAGGGCATCCGGGCCGGATCCACGCCGGAGGTCCTGGCCGGGCTGCGACCCGTCTTCCGTACGGCGGAGCAGGGCGGCACCATCACCGCGGGCAACGCCAGCCCGCTCAACGACGGTGCCTCCGCGGTGCTGTTGGGCAGCGAGAAGGCG
This window of the Streptomyces sp. SAI-127 genome carries:
- a CDS encoding LysR substrate-binding domain-containing protein; translation: MDLRHLRYFVAVAEERHFGRAAERLHMAQPPLSQQIRQLEAELGVQLLHRTTRRVDLTEAGRAYLERARAILADVDEAAQHARLVAAGSVGHLAIGCVGSATYSVLPALSRRLTEDLPGVDFSFRGEMLAPDQVEALRTGAIDVALLRPVAADLSLTVHTLRRDRLVVAVPADHPLARRKRLRAADLAGVDLIVHSADRRSVMYDVVLGLLRDAGVEPHIRHEVGETSTLVTLVAGGLGVAVVPEPVTALTLDGVAYRPLSGAGARVELAVAHRADRSEPHLERTVGIIRAMF
- a CDS encoding thiolase family protein, whose product is MSAFLYSATRTPFGRFNGALAGVRPDDLAAAAITSTLARVPGLDPAAIGDVVWGNANGAGEDNRNVGRMAALLAGLPVSVPGTTVNRLCGSSLDAAMTASRTIESGDAEVVLTGGVESMTRAPWVLPKSAKPFPAGDVTAVSTTLGWRLVNPRMPKEWTVSLGEANEQLQERFGISRERQDEFAARSHQLAHAAWESGFYDDLVVPVDGVDLARDEGIRAGSTPEVLAGLRPVFRTAEQGGTITAGNASPLNDGASAVLLGSEKAAATIGADPIARIAGRGVMALEPQAFGYAPVEAANRALARAGIGWDQVGAVELNEAFAVQSLACVDAWKIDPGIVNQKGGAIAIGHPLGASGGRVLATLAKVLRETGQRYGVAAICIGVGQGLAVVLENCAVTGSDR